One segment of Rhodopirellula baltica SH 1 DNA contains the following:
- a CDS encoding segregation and condensation protein A: MSFRIDLPVYRGPIDLLLYLVRRQELSLTEMSLAKVVDQYVAHLDVLQELDLGEVGDFLELAATLVEMKSQAVLPKIEDETEEETVEDTHEALVERLLQYKEIRDAAAVLDEMSARWQTRFERVADDLPTRRNDPADQPIVELEIWDLVSAFGRIMRESAGPPATEVIYDDTPIHVYMQKIHKELAAHPRVPLVDLVPAGQHKSAYIGWFLAMLELTRHHGAAVDQNDQGEIEVVRTERYSDNLNVNEVDNYGTDSIDNSNMPIRMR; this comes from the coding sequence ATGAGCTTTCGCATCGATTTGCCGGTCTATCGAGGGCCAATCGATCTGCTGCTGTACTTGGTCCGCCGCCAAGAATTGTCGCTGACGGAGATGTCGCTGGCCAAAGTGGTCGACCAATACGTCGCTCACTTGGATGTGCTCCAGGAACTTGATCTGGGCGAAGTCGGTGATTTCCTGGAACTGGCCGCCACCTTGGTGGAAATGAAAAGCCAGGCTGTTTTGCCCAAGATTGAGGATGAAACCGAAGAAGAAACGGTCGAGGACACGCACGAAGCGTTGGTCGAACGCCTGCTGCAATACAAAGAAATTCGCGACGCGGCAGCGGTCCTGGACGAAATGTCCGCTCGTTGGCAAACCCGATTTGAACGCGTCGCCGACGACCTCCCGACCCGCCGCAACGACCCCGCCGATCAACCCATCGTCGAACTGGAAATTTGGGACTTGGTCAGTGCTTTCGGACGGATCATGCGTGAATCCGCCGGGCCGCCAGCCACCGAGGTCATTTACGACGACACCCCCATTCACGTCTACATGCAAAAGATCCACAAAGAATTGGCGGCCCACCCCCGCGTTCCGCTGGTCGATTTGGTGCCCGCCGGGCAACACAAATCGGCCTACATCGGTTGGTTCCTGGCCATGTTGGAACTGACTCGGCACCACGGTGCCGCAGTCGACCAAAACGACCAAGGTGAAATCGAAGTCGTGCGGACCGAACGCTATTCAGACAATTTGAACGTCAACGAAGTCGACAACTACGGCACCGACTCGATCGACAACAGCAACATGCCGATCCGGATGCGTTGA
- a CDS encoding MBL fold metallo-hydrolase, giving the protein MVDNIPILSHVHDGLTIEGYSRAAVQTCWRVNELKLLFDVGVQPWDFMGTPTMFISHAHLDHIAALPAYVSRRRMMKMDPPVIYLPDSAVDMAWKMLQTFRSLDRGAMPCELVGLLDGDETKIGREYVVKSMNVHHTIDALGFIVYQRRHKLKPEYLDLPGEKIRDLKMAGTEITTEQRVPVFAYTGDTSPKGLDNNPEFYESKILISELTFAAPEHRRSKIHKHGHMHVDDYRERADNFKNELIIGSHASTRYTDVQIRRFVKKALPGMLDDRLKLWI; this is encoded by the coding sequence ATGGTCGACAACATTCCAATTCTCTCGCATGTCCATGATGGACTGACGATCGAGGGCTATTCGCGTGCCGCCGTGCAAACTTGCTGGCGTGTCAACGAACTCAAACTCCTGTTTGATGTCGGGGTCCAACCCTGGGACTTCATGGGCACGCCGACCATGTTCATCTCGCATGCGCACCTGGATCACATCGCGGCCCTCCCCGCGTACGTGTCTCGGCGACGAATGATGAAGATGGACCCGCCCGTCATTTACCTGCCCGATTCAGCGGTCGACATGGCCTGGAAGATGTTGCAAACCTTCCGCAGCCTTGATCGCGGTGCGATGCCATGCGAACTGGTCGGATTGCTCGATGGCGACGAAACCAAAATCGGTCGCGAGTACGTTGTGAAGTCAATGAACGTGCATCACACGATCGATGCACTCGGGTTCATCGTCTATCAACGTCGTCACAAACTCAAACCCGAGTACCTGGACCTGCCCGGCGAAAAAATTCGCGATCTTAAAATGGCAGGCACCGAGATCACCACCGAGCAACGTGTGCCGGTGTTCGCTTACACCGGCGACACGTCACCCAAGGGATTGGATAACAACCCCGAGTTCTATGAGTCCAAAATTTTGATCAGCGAACTCACGTTTGCTGCGCCCGAACATCGTCGATCGAAAATCCACAAACATGGTCACATGCACGTGGATGACTATCGCGAACGAGCGGACAACTTTAAAAACGAACTGATCATCGGGTCTCACGCCAGCACGCGTTACACCGACGTCCAAATCCGACGCTTTGTCAAAAAGGCATTGCCCGGCATGCTGGACGACCGGCTGAAACTCTGGATCTAA
- the hemW gene encoding radical SAM family heme chaperone HemW has translation MTCIPPGGWPQPQSLYVHVPFCRHRCGYCNFSVIAGRDELQDQYLDAVERELKGIDNSSHELPLRTIFLGGGTPTRLSATRLQRLHRAISNAFPIADDAEITAEANPEDISPECLDALQAIGVNRISLGVQSFDAEKLRCLERGHDESIALSAIESAHRRVGNVSIDLIFGAPNESLATWQNDLSIAAASSISHVSTYALTFEKGTSFWSRRSRGDLSETDETLELQMYEAAQQQFSIDGWQQYEISSFARGATRCQHNLAYWAGRGWHAVGPGAARFVDGRREVNHRSTTTYLKRMLAGGNATDETEAITLEQYARELAAFGVRQLDGIDLSTIDNRTSIDLETLLAKTLTKLQSMELVTHENHHLRLTCRGILFADTVATALLSEPE, from the coding sequence ATGACGTGCATCCCTCCCGGCGGCTGGCCCCAACCACAGTCGCTGTATGTGCACGTTCCGTTCTGTCGTCATCGATGTGGCTATTGCAACTTCAGCGTGATCGCGGGCCGCGATGAGTTGCAGGATCAGTACCTCGATGCCGTCGAGCGTGAACTCAAAGGCATCGACAACTCCTCGCATGAATTGCCGCTGCGAACGATCTTCTTAGGCGGCGGCACACCAACGCGTTTGTCAGCCACACGTCTGCAGCGACTGCATCGAGCGATCTCGAATGCATTCCCGATCGCCGATGACGCTGAGATCACCGCGGAAGCCAACCCCGAAGACATCTCGCCTGAGTGCCTGGATGCTTTGCAAGCCATCGGAGTCAATCGAATCAGCCTCGGCGTTCAATCGTTTGACGCCGAAAAATTGCGATGCCTCGAACGCGGCCATGACGAATCCATCGCACTCTCCGCGATCGAATCCGCTCACCGACGAGTCGGCAATGTCTCGATCGATCTGATCTTTGGTGCCCCCAACGAATCCCTCGCGACTTGGCAAAACGATTTGTCGATCGCGGCAGCCTCCTCGATCTCGCATGTCTCCACCTATGCCCTGACATTCGAAAAAGGCACTTCGTTTTGGTCACGGCGTTCGCGTGGCGATCTATCGGAAACTGATGAGACGCTGGAACTGCAAATGTACGAAGCCGCTCAACAACAATTCTCAATCGACGGTTGGCAGCAGTACGAGATCAGCAGTTTCGCAAGAGGTGCCACGCGATGCCAACACAACCTGGCTTATTGGGCGGGACGTGGTTGGCACGCCGTTGGTCCCGGAGCCGCACGCTTCGTTGACGGTCGACGCGAAGTCAACCATCGCAGCACAACGACGTACCTCAAACGCATGCTGGCCGGCGGAAATGCAACCGATGAAACGGAGGCGATCACATTGGAACAGTACGCTCGTGAACTGGCCGCGTTTGGCGTGCGTCAACTCGACGGGATCGACCTTTCCACGATTGATAACCGAACTTCAATCGACTTGGAAACCTTGCTTGCGAAAACGCTGACGAAACTTCAGTCGATGGAATTGGTCACGCACGAGAACCACCACCTCAGGCTCACCTGCCGCGGCATCTTGTTTGCTGACACCGTTGCAACCGCACTGCTGTCCGAGCCAGAGTAG